DNA sequence from the Mycobacteriales bacterium genome:
TCCAGCCCGCTGAAGTCGAACTGCCCGGTGTGCTGGTCGATCGCGAGGTACTGGTATGCGTCCAACCGGACCATGCTGTGCGGCGGCAGCGAGCGGAAGAGGTCGGCGAGCTGGCCGTCGGTAACGGCGGCCCCGCACCAGGTGTTGAGCGCCGGCGCGGTCGCGAGCTCGTAGGCATTCACTCCGGTGAACCGGTAGGGCCGTCCGTCGAGCAGGAGGGTTCGCCCGCTGCGGCGCAACCCCGACGCGGGCCGGGGCGGCCCGCCGGCCGCGCTGGTCACGACGGCGGGGCCGCGGCTGCCCGGCCCGAGCCGGGCCGGCGCTACGCTGCGGCCGAGCCGGGGGGGCAGGCGGAACCTGACGTTCCCGGCCGCCGCCGCCGGCCGCCGGGGGCTCGAGGCGGCGGCGTGGCGCACGCTCGTGGCGGAGGCTGCCGGTCGGCCGCTCCAGGGCGGTCCCGCGGGCCGATGCGTCGAAATGGTCGTCGGTCCGGTGCCCGCCAAGCCGACGACGGCCACGGCAGCGCTGAGCAGGCCGCCCAGGGCCTGCCGACGTGGCAGGCGCGTCGACCGAGACGTCCAGTGCACGGCAATCTCCCCGGTCGATCGGCCCACCGGGCGCAGCTTGCCCGCTACCGGGGTTTCGGCAGGCCGGCGCGGGTGCTTGACCCGGGCGGACCAGCGCTCGGTAGCCCGAACGGCAGCGGACCCCGCGCCAGATGGCGCCGGGGTCCGCTATTTCCTTCGGGGGTGGCCCCGGGGGCTACGCCAGGTGCGCGCCGGCGCGGGTCCGCCGCCGGTTCGTGTAGTAGCCCGCGCCGATCAGCGTGAGCAGACCGAGCCCGGCGAGCAGCGCCACCATCGGCGCCTCGGGGGTGATTCCCAGCTGAAGCGCCACCACGCTGAGGTCGATCGGCGCGGTCTGGTCGACGTTGTCGAAGAACCCGATCGAGCCGTCGCAGGTGGCCGCGTTGGTCGTGGTCGAGCTGGCGCTGCAGACCGTGCCCGGCAGGGCAGCGTCCGCGTTGCCGGTCCAGCCGGTGAGCCCGTACAGGATGTGGTTGGTGGTGTCGCTGCCCGTCCCCACGCCGCCGACGTCCGCGACCGGGACGTCGATCTCGATCGTGTTGTTCGCCGTGTCGACCGTGCCGGTGACCGCCGTGGCCTCGCTGTTGGCCGCGGTCGTGTACTCGAGGGCTTTCGGCTCCCCGTCGTTGTAGATCGACAGCGGCCGCCCCGCCGAGTAGGACATCCCCCCCGTGGGGTCGCTGGTCGCCTGGGCGTACCAGAGGTCGTTGTTCCAGTGCCAGGTGACCAACCAGTTCGCCCCGGTGTGGGGGGCGATGACCGCACTGCCCGGCCCGCCGCTGAGGTCCTTGACCGTGAACAGGAACTTGAGCACGCCGGTGTTGTTCGGGTCGGTCAGTGCCTGCAGCTGGGTGATGTCGGCCGCCGGGTCCGGGGTGCCCGTCAGGTTGTGTCCGGCCGTGGCCACGATCGCGTTCCCGGCCGGGTTGGTCACGACCGCGCAGGGCGGCCCGGTGCAGCTGGCCGCGCTGGTGCCGACCTGGCGGACGTCGAGGGACTGACTCAGCCCGCTGGTCGGCGCCGGCACGTCACCGCCCCGCAGGCTCGGACCGGTCGCCTGCTGGACGTTGGAGATCAGGCCGGCGCCCTGGGTGCAGCTGGCGGCGCAGGCGGCGCTGTTGTTGTCGTCGACGTACTGGATGACCGCCCGGCCGGTCGGGTCCATCCTCACCTGGAAGAAATCCAACAGGTTGCGGTCACCGCCGGGCGGGGTTTGCGCCGTGCAGCCGATCCCGCTGAAGCAGATCGACTCCTTGTGCATCGGCGTCTCGGAGGCCTGCGTGTCGGTCCAGGTGGTCCCACCGTCGAGGGACTGGGCCATGTGCAGGTACCACAGCGCCGGGGTGGTGTCCGGTGAGTACGGCAACCCGGCGGTGGTGCCGTAGTAGACGACGTCCACCCGGCCGCCGGCGCCGGCGGCGATCCACGGCATGACCGCGTAGTTCACCCCGGGGATCGGGGTGGCGCCGACGCCGTCCCCGCTCGAGGCCGGGCCGTTGAGCGGGGTCGCGGGGCTCCAGGTGCCACCCGGGACCGGCACCGAGCAGTTGCCGAGCCTGGTCCCGGCGGTGTCGGTGGAGTGCGCGAACCACAGCCGCCACGGGTTCGGGTCGTTGGCGACCGAGAAGACCGTGTACACCTCGCCGTTCGCGTCGATCGCGCCGGCGACGAAGTCGTTGGTCGTGCTGCCGACGAGCTTGCTCGAGGTGGGGATGTTCGACCAGGTGTGGCCGCCGTCGCAGGAGATGTTCACCTCGGTCCCGTTGCTGTTCGTGCCCATGAACTCGTACAGCGTGGGGTAGCTCTTGCCGCCGATGGTGTTCACCAGCGTGGGGTTGATGACGAGCGGCCCGGGCCGGGAGCCCACCGCGCTCGAGCCGCCGATGCAACTCGAGCCGGTGGTCGTCGTGCAGGCCGTGCTCCAGGTTGCGCCGTTGTCCGGCGAGGTCAGCGCGGCGTCGCCGCCGGGCGGGGTCTCGCCGGTGTCGTAGACCATGTACAGCTGATCAGCGCTGGCCCCCGTCGGCTGATCGGCCTTGGGCCAGACCGCCAACCACTGCCGGTCGGTGCCCGGCGGGTTGGTGACCGCGGCGGTGTTGCCGCTGGTCGTCATGTTGCACGCCTGGCCGGACACGTTGCCGCTGCCCAGGTCGTTGAAGGTGTCCCCGCCGTTGTCGGAGTAGGAGCAGGAGATCGTGTCGAGGCCGTTGAGGTCCTCGAACTGCACCCGCTGCGGGCCGCCGGCCACCCCGGGCGTGCTGAGCTGGACTTCCGCGTCACCGCCACCGCGTGAGCAGTCCGGCCGCAGCACCGCGGCCGCCGGGTTGGGGCACGCCTCGCCGATCGTGGAGCCGTGCAGGTTCTTCCACTGCACGCCGCCGTCGGAGCTCTTCCACATCAGGCTGACCGTGGTGCTGAACCCGTAGGGGGCGCCGGAGTACATGTCCTGTCCGTCGCTGGAGATCGCCAGGTCCGGCTCGCCGTCCGCGTGCTGCGGGTCCACGGTCACTTCGTGGCTGAACGTGGGCAGGTCCGCCGACGCGGTGCTCGACTGCGAACTGATCGGGAGCACGGTCGCGGTGGCCGCCACCGTGGACGTGAAGCTCTGCGCCGTGCTCGGCAGGGCGGTGGCGTTGTCCGCGTCGGTTTCGATGGTGTATGTCGCGCCGGGGGCGAGGTTGGTCGCGGCGACCGTCGTGCCGGAGGCGAGGCAGGTGTGCGAGGCGAGCACGTTGCCGGTGGGTCCTTCGATCGCGATGTCCAGGCAGTTGGCGCTGGTCGGATCGCTCGGGGTGTACTGGGGCGTCACCGCGAGCGTGAACGTGTACGTCGGGGTGGTGAAGCCGCCACCGTTCAGCGTGACCGGCTGCTGGTCGCAGCCCGCGCTGTCGCCGCCGCAGACCGGCGCCGGCGGCCCGTTCGGGTCCGGCTCGAACGGCCCGAGGGTGGCGCTGTAACTGGCGGACGAGCCGTTCGAGGTCACCGAGATCGGCGAACTGGCGGCCACCTTCCGGGGTGTGGGCGCGGCTTCGGCCGGCAAGGCGAGCGCGAGCATGGCGAGCAGCGAGATCGTTCCGAACAGCGCGACGTTGCGCCGGCGTGCGTGCATGATCAAACCCCTGATGTCCCGGATCCCCGATGGCCCTGTGGGCCGCAGCGGGAGTACACCGGCGGCTGGGGTTCGCGTCAAGGGAGGTTCACGCGGGGCCGGCCGCATCAGCGGGTAGTTCAGACCTCGGGGTCAGGCCCGAGCCGGTGCAGCTACCGGTTTCGCTACCCGCTGGTACCCACCTACCCAACGCGTTGCGGGCTCCCGGCAGGAGTCGCCGGCCCCGCGGCGTATTCCTCGTCCAGCCGTCCGCGACGAACGGCGGGTATCCGCCGGTCGTCGGCGGCTGGGGAGGTAAGACATGCGCGCAGGGGTCGGGTCCCGACTGCTCGCGCTGACCGGCTTGGTCGGCTTTTCGTTGACATTGGGTGCTGCGCCGTCGGCGCATGCGCTGGGCTCGAGCTGCAGCCCGGGCTCGCCGGAGACGAACCTTGCGCAGAACGGGTTCACCTGCCCGGTCCAGCTGCCCAGCTCCGGTGGCCTCGGGGAGCCGACGCTGATCGCGGACGACGGTGCCGGCAACGCCGGGGTGCCGCGGCTGTTCGTCACCGCCCCGCAGGGCGTCGGCAACGTTCAGACCGCCGGCGGCAGCCCGCTCTACACGTCGACCGACGCCGGCGCGACCTGGTCGGGGCCGGTCCGTTCGCAGGAGTGCACCGGACTGTCCGGCGGCGACACCGACCTCGCGGTGGACGCCAGCGACAACGTCTACCAGACCGACCTTTGGCTCGGGAATTCCTGCCTGAGTGTCTCCGAGGACCACGGCGGCTCGTTCACCGCGGGCGACCCGTACGGGCAGCAGCTGCAGCCGGGCGACGACCGGCCGTGGCTGGCCTACGACGGCACCATCGCCAACGGCGGCGAGCTCTTCGGCGTCTACGACGGCTTCAACGGCCTGCACATCGCCAACACCGGCCCGCTGGTGAGCCCCGCCCTCGGCATCCAGTCGGTCTCGGACAACGTGGTGATCCCCGAGTCCGCCGTCTCCGGTGGCGCGACTCCTTCCGCGAGCGTGCGGCAGTGCGTCTGCCCGCCGGGTGGGGTGACAGTGGACAACAGCAACGGCACCCACCGCGGCCGCGTGTACGTGTCGTTCAGCGACGCCAACGGTCTGCGGGTCGCCTACGACGACCCGGACCTCGCCGGCACCACGCCCAGCGGAACCTGGACGTACACCGCGATCAACGACGCGTCCAGCGGGTCGGCCTTCCAGGACGAGTGGAACTTCGCGCCGATCACGGTCGACCCAAACGGCACGGTCTACGTGATGTGGGCACACGCAGCCGCGTTCGCCTCGAGCACCGCCGGCGCCGGCGGCGTCCAGGAGTACTACGCCTACAGCAAAGACGGCGGGGCGACGTTCAGCACGCCGGTGCTGCTCTCCGCCGAGGACGGCACCGGCGGTTCGGGCGGGACCACGACGTTCCCGACCATGCATGTGGTTTCGCCCGGGGTCATCGACGCGGCCTGGTACGGCACCTCGAGCACCGGTGACCCAAACCAGGTCCCTTCGACCGCCACCTGGAACGTCTACTACGCCCGGGTCACCGCGGCGGACACGGCGACGCCGAGCGTCTCCGCGCCGGAAGTCGCCGTTGCCGACATGCACAACGGCTGCATCCAGACCGGCGGCGGTGCCTCCTGCTCCGACCGGAGCCTGCTGGACTTCTTCACCGTCACCGACGCCTCGGGCCAGCCGAACATCATCTACACCGCCGGCGATGTCACGAACGGCGCGAACCTGTACTTCACGAACCTGACCACCGTCCCGGCGAGCCTGCCGGAGGCGCCCGTCACCGTGCTCCTCGTCCTGGCCGGCGCGCTGATCGTCGGTGTGGTGTTCGTGCGCTCGGAGAGGAAGTCCCGCCGGCTACAGCCTCGGTGATTCCGCACGCCTGTCCGCCCCGAGCTCGGCCTGGGCTGCGGAGAGGGCGGCCGCGTCGAGGTCGTGTCAAACGGGCCGGGTTTCGAGCGACGCAAGGTCTCGGACGGCGTACTGGTGGTGTTCCCACTCCTCGTTGAGGATCACGTGAAGGCATTTCTGAACCGTGTGCGGTCCCGCCGGGTGACCCGGAGCTCCCGGGGGGAGGCAGACACGGTCGAGCTCCTCTGGTGTGACGGCCGCGATGGCCTGCTGCACTTCATCCATTCGGTCTCGGCGCACGGCGAGGACCTCGTCCAGTGACGGATTGGCGGCGGGATCTATCCCCCAACTGGAGGGATCCGTGAGCCAGGAGCCGGCCAACCCCCATGGGTGGTACGGGCGGTCGTTTCCCTTGACCATGCGCCGCAGCCAGCAGTCGGTGGCGAGGACGAGGTGGCGGAGCGTTTCGACGAAGCTCCACTCGTCGTCTACTCGGTCGAAGAGCAACCGCGGTGGCAGCGCTCGGGCACGAGCGACCGTTACCTGCCAAATGCCCTCGATCATGGCCCACGCCTCGGCCAAGCCGTCCGGATCCGTCGCCCGCAACCTCGCCCGCTCGGGGAACCGCCGTTCCAACTCGGCCATCACCAATGGGGCCACTTCGACGCCGTTCAACCGGAGCCCTTCGAGATCTCCTGAGATGTCGGCGCCGGAGAACCAGCCGTCCGTGATCTTCGCGCCCTCGAAGTTCGGAGCGTGTAGGCGGGCGTCAGAGAACTCGGCGTCCTCGATGCGAGCACCCGCCAACGACGGGCCCTTCTCGTATCCCACACGTCACCCCCATGGCAGCTTCCCCGACGTGGAGAGCATGACAGATGCCTGATAGCGCGTGGCCGAAAGAGGCGAGCACCGGTTCCTATCAGGAGCCCGCTGTGGCTCCACCGTTTCCGAAGGAGGGCGCATGCTGATCGCAATTCGACCCGCACAAAGGTTCACACACCGCGGGCGCGGTGGACCGTGACGAAGTCGAGTTGGCGCGCGTGAAGGTTCGCGCCGACCGCTGGCTGAGCCGCAGCGGACGAGGGCGGCGACGATCCATCCGCGCGGTCGTGGGACAACCACTGTCCGCAGCCCCGCCGCTGCCAGGTCGACGCACGGCTGCGCAGAACGGAACCGTCGCCCGTTGCGAACGTCTTGTCGACATGACACGGCGCCACACTCAGGCGCAATAATCGGTGAATGGCCAGCCGGACGAGCACCCATCGACGCGAAGCCATCTGGCGGTCCGAGCGCGAGGCCAGCCGCATCGACGCGGAGAATCCCGCCGCGCAGACCGAGCTCCGGGAATGGGGGGCCACCCTCGAAGATGGCCTCGACTGACAGTGCCCCGCGTCGCGGAGAGGTCTGGCTCGTTGCGCTGGGCGCCGGACGCCCTGGCGAGCCGGCCCCAGCTGGCTGGAGGCGAGTCAGCGGTTAGCCGGCAACTTGCTGCGGCCGGCCGTACAGGCTGGTCAGTAGCCCGTCGCGCCGTCGAGTCGTTCCCGTAGCAGATCCGCGTGCCCGTTGTGCCTGGCGTACTCCTCGATCATGTGGACATACACCCAGCGCACGTTCATCTCCACCTTGCGCTGGGTGTGGACGAAGACCTCGTCCAGGTCCCGGCCACTCGCAGCCTCGCGGGCAAGCTCGATCTCCCGTTTGAACGTGGCGAGGTCGTGTTCAGCGTCGGCCTCCTCGACGTGGTCGAACTCGCCGTCGGGGTCCGCTTCGCTGGAGTAGAGGAAATCGACATCCTGTCCGGCCACGCGGCGGCGAAACCATCCGCGTTCCACCTCCGCCATGTGGCGGACCAGCCCGAGCAGCGACAGGTTCGACGGGTCGACCGCG
Encoded proteins:
- a CDS encoding DinB family protein, giving the protein MGYEKGPSLAGARIEDAEFSDARLHAPNFEGAKITDGWFSGADISGDLEGLRLNGVEVAPLVMAELERRFPERARLRATDPDGLAEAWAMIEGIWQVTVARARALPPRLLFDRVDDEWSFVETLRHLVLATDCWLRRMVKGNDRPYHPWGLAGSWLTDPSSWGIDPAANPSLDEVLAVRRDRMDEVQQAIAAVTPEELDRVCLPPGAPGHPAGPHTVQKCLHVILNEEWEHHQYAVRDLASLETRPV
- a CDS encoding DinB family protein — encoded protein: MTWTAPQTVRRDPPPVAGEREMLEGWLDFHRDTLLGKCSGLDADQLRQRAVDPSNLSLLGLVRHMAEVERGWFRRRVAGQDVDFLYSSEADPDGEFDHVEEADAEHDLATFKREIELAREAASGRDLDEVFVHTQRKVEMNVRWVYVHMIEEYARHNGHADLLRERLDGATGY